In bacterium YEK0313, one genomic interval encodes:
- the fadA_3 gene encoding 3-ketoacyl-CoA thiolase, with protein sequence MGEAYIVAAARTAGGRRNGRVAGWHPADLAGVVLDALIERSGADPALVEDVIMGCVSQAGEQSTNIARGAVLASKLPESVPGVSVDRQCGSSQQALHFAASTVMSGVMDVVIAAGVESMSRVPMGLPSAVLSKAGYGDYKSPRQEERYPGIVFSQFPGAEMLAVKHGFSKDDLDRFGFDSQRKAIAATKAGKFEREIVPIEVTQADGSKALHAIDEGIRFDVTLEGIQGVKLIQEGGRVTAATASQICDGASGVMVVNERGLKALGATPLARIHAMTVSAGDPVIMLEEPLFATDKALKRVGMSIGDIDLYEVNEAFAPVPMAWLKHTGADPERLNVHGGAIALGHPLGGSGTKLMTTLVHALHDRGKRYGLQTMCEGGGLANVTIVERL encoded by the coding sequence ATGGGTGAAGCCTATATCGTGGCCGCGGCGCGCACCGCCGGCGGCCGCCGCAACGGCCGGGTGGCCGGCTGGCATCCGGCGGATCTTGCCGGCGTCGTGCTCGACGCGCTGATCGAACGTTCCGGCGCCGATCCGGCGCTGGTCGAGGACGTCATCATGGGCTGCGTCTCGCAGGCCGGCGAGCAATCGACCAACATCGCGCGGGGCGCTGTCCTGGCCTCGAAGCTGCCCGAGAGCGTGCCCGGTGTTTCGGTCGACCGGCAGTGCGGCTCCTCGCAGCAGGCGCTGCATTTCGCCGCCTCCACCGTCATGTCCGGCGTGATGGATGTGGTCATCGCCGCCGGCGTCGAAAGCATGAGCCGCGTGCCGATGGGTCTGCCTTCGGCGGTGCTGAGCAAGGCAGGCTACGGCGACTACAAGAGCCCGCGCCAGGAAGAGCGCTATCCCGGCATCGTGTTCAGCCAGTTCCCGGGCGCCGAGATGCTGGCGGTCAAGCACGGCTTCTCCAAGGACGATCTCGACCGCTTCGGCTTCGACAGCCAGAGGAAGGCGATCGCCGCGACCAAGGCGGGCAAGTTCGAGCGCGAGATCGTGCCGATCGAGGTGACCCAGGCCGACGGCAGCAAGGCGCTGCATGCGATCGACGAGGGCATCCGCTTCGACGTGACGCTGGAGGGCATCCAGGGCGTCAAGCTGATCCAGGAGGGCGGCCGCGTGACCGCGGCCACCGCGAGCCAGATCTGCGACGGCGCCTCCGGCGTCATGGTGGTCAACGAGCGCGGCCTGAAGGCGCTGGGCGCGACGCCGCTCGCCCGCATCCACGCGATGACCGTGAGCGCCGGCGATCCCGTGATCATGCTGGAGGAGCCGCTGTTTGCCACCGACAAGGCGCTGAAGCGCGTGGGGATGTCGATCGGCGACATCGATCTCTACGAGGTCAACGAAGCCTTCGCGCCGGTGCCGATGGCCTGGCTGAAACATACCGGCGCCGACCCCGAGCGGCTCAACGTCCATGGCGGCGCCATCGCGCTCGGCCATCCGCTCGGTGGCTCCGGCACCAAGCTGATGACGACCCTGGTCCACGCCCTGCACGACCGCGGCAAACGTTATGGCCTGCAGACCATGTGCGAGGGCGGCGGCCTCGCCAATGTGACGATCGTCGAGCGGCTCTGA
- the echA8_8 gene encoding putative enoyl-CoA hydratase echA8 — MNEVEISRDGPVAIVTLNRPQAMNALSRSLMGALARAIHGLGQDDGVRAIVLTGAGDRAFSAGLDLKELGADAGMLGSVDSASVEDNPVKAIELCPKPVIAAINGVAITGGFELALACDVLVASTAARFADTHGRVGVIPGWGLSQKLPRLVGVYRAKEMSFTGNFIDARTACDWGLVNHVVAPAALMPTALKLAADMAQVSAGYLAEYKRLIDDGFALPFGPAMALEQERYRRYNKAISTEELGARRAAVQSRGRAQ, encoded by the coding sequence ATGAACGAAGTCGAGATCAGCCGCGACGGCCCCGTCGCCATCGTCACCCTCAACCGCCCGCAGGCGATGAACGCCCTGTCGCGGTCGCTGATGGGGGCGCTCGCCCGGGCGATCCACGGGCTGGGGCAGGACGACGGCGTCAGGGCGATCGTGCTGACCGGCGCCGGCGACCGCGCCTTCTCGGCGGGCCTCGACCTGAAGGAGCTCGGCGCGGATGCGGGCATGCTCGGCTCGGTCGATTCCGCGTCCGTCGAGGACAATCCGGTCAAGGCGATCGAGCTCTGCCCGAAACCGGTGATCGCGGCGATCAACGGCGTTGCCATCACCGGCGGCTTCGAGCTGGCGCTCGCCTGCGACGTGCTCGTGGCCTCGACGGCGGCACGCTTTGCCGATACCCACGGCCGGGTCGGCGTCATTCCCGGCTGGGGCCTGTCGCAGAAACTGCCGCGTCTCGTCGGCGTCTACCGCGCCAAGGAAATGTCGTTCACCGGCAACTTCATCGATGCCCGGACCGCATGCGACTGGGGGCTGGTCAATCATGTCGTCGCTCCCGCCGCGCTGATGCCCACTGCGCTGAAGCTTGCCGCCGACATGGCCCAGGTCTCGGCCGGCTATCTTGCCGAATACAAGCGGCTGATCGACGACGGCTTCGCCCTGCCCTTCGGCCCGGCCATGGCGCTCGAGCAGGAGCGCTACCGCCGCTACAACAAGGCCATTTCGACCGAGGAGCTCGGCGCGCGCCGGGCAGCCGTCCAATCCCGTGGCCGGGCGCAATGA
- the yddE_1 gene encoding putative isomerase YddE, producing the protein MFSFQQVDVFTATPLRGNPLAVVIGADTLPDAQMAAFAHWTNLSETTFLLRPTAPEADYRVRIFTPKGELPFAGHPTLGSCHVWLAAGGQAKARDIVQECAAGLIRIRRDDDRLSFAAPPLRRAGPVEAETMARVVAGLNLSAADIVEAHWVDNGPGWLAVLLRSAEDVLKLRPDFTVLSGLRVGVVAPVDRSRTGQDADFEVRGFTAAGFEDPVTGSLNAGIAQWLIGSGVAPHAYVASQGTALGRAGRIHVAQVGDTVWVGGAVTTCITGHVVL; encoded by the coding sequence ATGTTTTCGTTCCAGCAGGTCGATGTTTTCACGGCGACGCCGCTGCGCGGCAATCCGCTCGCCGTCGTCATCGGCGCCGACACCTTGCCGGATGCGCAGATGGCGGCTTTCGCCCATTGGACCAACCTCAGCGAGACGACATTCCTGCTGCGGCCGACCGCGCCGGAGGCGGATTATCGTGTCCGGATCTTCACCCCGAAGGGCGAACTGCCCTTCGCCGGCCATCCCACCTTGGGCAGCTGCCACGTCTGGCTGGCCGCCGGCGGCCAGGCGAAAGCCCGAGACATCGTGCAGGAATGCGCGGCCGGACTGATCCGGATCCGCCGCGACGACGACCGGCTGTCCTTCGCGGCGCCGCCGCTCCGCCGCGCGGGGCCGGTGGAGGCGGAGACCATGGCGAGGGTCGTTGCGGGTCTCAACCTGTCGGCGGCCGACATTGTCGAGGCCCATTGGGTCGACAACGGCCCGGGCTGGCTTGCCGTCTTGCTACGGTCGGCAGAGGACGTCCTGAAGCTGCGCCCGGATTTCACGGTCCTGTCGGGACTGCGCGTCGGCGTCGTCGCACCGGTCGATCGTTCGAGGACCGGCCAGGACGCGGATTTCGAGGTGCGTGGATTTACCGCCGCAGGTTTCGAAGATCCGGTGACCGGCAGCCTGAATGCCGGCATCGCCCAATGGCTGATCGGCAGCGGCGTGGCGCCGCACGCCTATGTGGCGAGCCAGGGCACGGCGCTCGGCCGGGCCGGACGCATCCATGTCGCGCAGGTCGGCGACACGGTGTGGGTCGGCGGCGCGGTGACGACCTGCATCACGGGCCACGTCGTCCTGTAG
- a CDS encoding putative DNA-binding transcriptional regulator, which produces MVPASAPTADLSRGEATRRHIKLVALRLFATQSLEAVSIRAIVTAAGQKNAGSINYYFRSKDALIRELIEDVARLLDAHHQRRLNALEASGDPITVRGILAILTAPPDSMAEDGGDDHALRFLAMVMINHRDLLFEVVQGGVDRGIRRCFEHLRQLLPDYPAPLVQQRLMLAMLYLFAVGSSREAAREQPDAWRNLWGHPAAHENLLDAMEGLLGAPPSPATLAALASSAPKLQKAAARPRRGKG; this is translated from the coding sequence ATGGTGCCGGCCTCGGCTCCGACCGCCGATCTTTCGCGCGGCGAGGCAACGCGCCGGCACATCAAGCTCGTCGCACTCCGCCTCTTCGCCACCCAGAGCCTCGAGGCGGTGTCGATCCGCGCCATCGTCACGGCTGCGGGGCAGAAGAATGCCGGCTCGATCAACTACTATTTCCGCTCCAAGGACGCGCTGATCCGCGAGCTGATCGAAGATGTCGCGCGCCTTCTCGACGCGCACCACCAGCGGCGGCTGAACGCGCTGGAGGCAAGCGGCGATCCGATCACCGTGCGTGGGATCCTCGCCATCCTGACGGCACCGCCCGACAGCATGGCCGAGGACGGCGGCGACGACCATGCCCTGCGGTTCCTCGCCATGGTGATGATCAACCACCGCGACCTGCTGTTCGAGGTCGTCCAGGGCGGCGTCGACCGCGGCATCCGCCGCTGTTTCGAGCATTTGCGGCAGCTCCTGCCCGACTATCCCGCGCCGCTGGTGCAGCAGCGCCTGATGCTCGCCATGCTCTATCTCTTCGCGGTCGGCTCCTCGCGCGAGGCGGCGCGCGAACAGCCGGACGCCTGGCGCAATCTGTGGGGCCATCCGGCGGCCCACGAGAACCTGCTCGACGCGATGGAGGGACTGCTGGGCGCGCCGCCCTCGCCGGCGACGCTTGCGGCGCTTGCCTCGTCCGCCCCAAAACTGCAGAAAGCGGCAGCCCGGCCCCGCCGCGGCAAGGGCTGA
- the paaG_3 gene encoding 1,2-epoxyphenylacetyl-CoA isomerase, giving the protein MSQSLDLPPTIQFTQAGPVATIRLNDPASMNALSLDMIVGLQNALGVAQKNARALVLAGSPRAFSSGANLGTGMGLDQPSADRDAGTVLESHINPLMVALRDLTIPWVSAVRGAAAGVGCSLALAADLIVAGDSAYFLQAFRRIGLVPDGGSTYLLTKAVGRVRAMEMMLLGEKIPAAKALEWGMINRLVADEAVEDAAQALAAELADGPTRALALIRKNAWLATSGDFEAVLQAERTGQAAAGRTADFREGVAAFRDKRPARFTGA; this is encoded by the coding sequence ATGTCCCAGTCGCTCGACCTGCCGCCGACCATCCAGTTCACCCAGGCCGGCCCCGTCGCCACGATCCGGCTGAACGATCCGGCGTCGATGAACGCCCTTTCGCTCGACATGATCGTCGGCCTCCAGAACGCGCTCGGCGTGGCGCAGAAAAACGCCCGCGCCCTGGTGCTCGCCGGTTCGCCGCGCGCCTTTTCCTCGGGCGCCAATCTCGGCACCGGCATGGGCCTCGACCAGCCGTCGGCCGACCGCGACGCGGGCACGGTCCTGGAAAGCCACATCAATCCGTTGATGGTGGCCTTGCGCGACCTCACCATTCCCTGGGTCTCGGCGGTGCGCGGCGCGGCCGCCGGTGTCGGCTGTTCGCTGGCACTCGCCGCCGATCTCATCGTTGCCGGCGACAGCGCCTATTTCCTGCAGGCCTTCCGCCGCATCGGCCTCGTGCCGGACGGCGGCTCGACCTATCTGCTCACCAAGGCGGTCGGCCGCGTCCGCGCCATGGAAATGATGCTGCTCGGCGAAAAGATCCCAGCCGCCAAGGCGCTCGAATGGGGCATGATCAACCGGCTCGTGGCCGACGAGGCGGTCGAGGACGCCGCACAGGCGCTGGCGGCCGAGCTTGCCGATGGCCCGACCCGCGCCCTTGCGCTGATCCGGAAGAACGCCTGGCTCGCGACCAGCGGCGATTTCGAAGCGGTCCTGCAGGCCGAGCGGACGGGCCAGGCCGCGGCCGGCCGCACTGCGGACTTCCGCGAGGGGGTGGCCGCCTTCCGCGACAAGCGGCCGGCCCGGTTCACCGGTGCCTGA
- a CDS encoding Transglutaminase-like superfamily protein, protein MLHVPPDRLPEPGPAYREPTRFFDSDDPAVLRVAEEAVAGASDEIERGVRLFYRVRDGWRYDPFDLRLTPHDHTASTVLAASSGYCVTKAVLLAALARSVGIASAIGLSDVTNHLSSERLTREMGGSTLFVNHGYTLLHLGGRWVKAAPAFNIELCERFGVRPTEFDGRSDAILQEFDAAGRKHMDYVRHHGSWSDLPYERIERDMIAAYPDSTLIRNATGKARRPASTERDAFSA, encoded by the coding sequence TTCTTCGACAGTGACGATCCGGCCGTGCTGCGCGTCGCCGAGGAGGCGGTGGCCGGCGCCAGCGACGAGATCGAACGCGGGGTCAGGCTGTTCTACCGCGTGCGCGACGGCTGGCGTTACGACCCGTTCGACCTACGCCTGACGCCGCACGATCACACGGCGAGCACCGTCTTGGCGGCAAGCTCCGGCTATTGCGTCACCAAGGCCGTGCTGCTCGCGGCCCTCGCGCGATCGGTCGGGATCGCGTCGGCCATCGGGCTCTCGGACGTCACCAACCACCTGTCGTCGGAACGGCTGACGCGCGAAATGGGCGGCAGCACGCTGTTCGTCAACCACGGCTATACGCTGCTTCATCTGGGCGGCCGCTGGGTGAAGGCGGCGCCGGCCTTCAATATCGAGCTCTGCGAGCGCTTCGGCGTCCGGCCGACCGAGTTCGACGGCCGCTCCGACGCGATCCTCCAGGAATTCGACGCGGCCGGCCGCAAGCACATGGACTATGTCAGGCACCACGGCTCGTGGTCGGACCTGCCTTACGAGCGGATCGAGCGGGACATGATCGCCGCCTATCCGGACAGCACGCTGATCCGCAACGCCACCGGCAAGGCGCGGCGGCCGGCAAGCACGGAACGCGACGCGTTCAGCGCCTGA